One segment of Panicum virgatum strain AP13 chromosome 1K, P.virgatum_v5, whole genome shotgun sequence DNA contains the following:
- the LOC120696741 gene encoding ribosome production factor 2 homolog yields MVAAIRVPKTQRARRELLKHAPKLVETGKKTLILHGTKTSAVLNSVLSDIYHLKRDNAMKYTKKNDSIRPFESGGESSLEFFSLKTDCSLIAYGSHSKKRPDNLILGRTYDHHIYDLVEVGVENYKSMESYVYDKKLAPKLGSKPFFAFIGEHFESVEELKHLKEVLLDLFRGEVIENVNLAGVDRIYVCTAISPTTVYMMHCALHLKRSGTSIPRMELVEVGPSMDLVVRRHRLPVESLKKEAMKTAEHAKKVKNVTKDPVQGRLGKVYMPDQQVGKLTLSNDIKGLKRERCEAKKNKEHSKKQKVNPE; encoded by the exons ATGGTTGCGGCGATCAGGGTCCCCAAGACCCAACGCGCCAGGCGGGAGCTCCTCAAGCACGCGCCCAAGCTC GTCGAGACTGGCAAAAAGACGCTTATCCTCCATGGTACAAAGACTAGTGCTGTGTTGAACTCAGTGCTGTCAGATATCTACCACCTGAAGCGAGATAATGCCATGAAGTACACCAAGAAGAATGACAGCATTCGGCCGTTTGAAAGTGGTGGGGAATCTTCTCTGGAGTTTTTCTCCCTCAAGACAGACTGCAGCCTTATAGCG TATGGTTCTCATTCAAAGAAGAGGCCCGACAATCTCATTTTGGGAAGGACATATGACCACCACATATATGACCTTGTTGAAGTAGGTGTTGAGAACTACAAATCGATGGAATCTTACGTTTATGATAAGAAGCTGGCACCAAAACTTGGATCGAAGCCTTTCTTTGCCTTCATAGGGGAACACTTTGAGAGTGTCGAAGAGCTGAAGCATTTGAAAGAAGTGCTGCTTGATCTTTTCAGGGGAGAG GTTATAGAGAATGTAAACCTTGCTGGTGTAGATCGGATCTATGTGTGCACAGCAATCTCTCCTACTACTGTCTACATGATGCACTGTGCTCTCCATCTAAAAAGGTCAGGCACATCTATTCCTAGAATGGAGCTGGTAGAAGTTGGGCCTTCAATGGATCTGGTTGTAAGGAGACACAGGCTTCCAGTTGAAAGTTTGAAGAAAGAAGCTATGAAGACCGCTGAGCATGCTAAGAAG GTGAAAAATGTCACCAAGGATCCAGTGCAGGGCAGGCTGGGCAAGGTCTACATGCCCGATCAGCAG GTTGGAAAGTTGACCTTATCTAACGACATAAAGGGTCTGAAGAGGGAGCGCTGTGAGGCCAAGAAAAACAAGGAGCACTCGAAGAAGCAAAAGGTCAACCCCGAGTAA
- the LOC120696718 gene encoding spermine synthase-like → MEGGGAGNGFTGTAQTKGTGGDGSAKPLPPCCVKARAAAAESEAKCHATVVSGWFTEPRSRCGKASKVQYYNNPMWPGEAHSLKVEKILYQGKSPYQEVLVFESSTYGKVLVLDGIVQLTDKDECAYQEMITHLPLCSISSPKKVLVIGGGDGGVLREISRHSSVESIDICEIDQLVIDVCKDFFPQLSVGFEDPRVQLHVGDAVEFLRNAPEGTYDAIIVDSSDPIGPAQELVEKPFFDTIARALRPGGVLCNQAESMWLHTHLIQDMLSICHETFKGSVHYAWTSVPTYPSGVIGFLLCAKEGPPVNFLTPINPIEKLEGATKAGREIRFYNSEMHRAAFVLPTFVKKELEAYCVSTGREEPEETAATAPKITVTSKSEILTAS, encoded by the exons ATGGAGGGTGGAGGCGCAGGAAATGGTTTCACTGGGACGGCGCAGACAAAGGGGACTGGGGGTGATGGCTCCGCCAAGCCGCTGCCCCCTTGCTGCGTCAAGGCCAGGGCCGCGGCGGCTGAGTCTGAGGCCAAGTGTCATGCTACAGTGGTGTCGGGATGGTTCACCGAACCACGGTCACGATGCG GTAAAGCAAGCAAAGTTCAATACTACAATAACCCGATGTGGCCAG GAGAGGCCCACTCCTTgaaagtggagaagatcttgTACCAGGGGAAGTCACCATACCAAGAAGTCTTAGTTTTTGAG TCGTCAACCTATGGTAAAGTCCTTGTGCTTGATGGCATTGTTCAGTTGACTGATAAGGATGAATGCGCGTACCAAGAAATGATTACTCACCTCCCACTTTGTTCCATTTCATCCCCTAAAAAG GTTTTAGTTAttggtggtggtgatggtggtgtACTCCGAGAGATTTCCAGACATAGTTCTGTGGAGTCTATTGACATATGTGAAATTGATCAGCTGGTTATTGAT GTTTGCAAAGATTTCTTCCCACAACTGTCTGTTGGATTTGAAGATCCTCGTGTTCAACTTCATGTTGGTGATG CTGTGGAGTTCTTGAGAAATGCTCCTGAAGGTACATATGACGCTATCATTGTTGATTCATCAGACCCAATAG GGCCTGCTCAGGAACTTGTGGAGAAGCCTTTTTTTGATACAATTGCTAGAGCCTTGAGGCCTGGTGGAGTTCTTTGTAATCAAGCTGAGAGTATGTGGTTGCATACACATCTGATTCAGGATATGCTTTCAATTTGCCATGAGACTTTCAAGGGTTCTGTGCACTATGCATGGACTAGTGTCCCAACATACCCGAG TGGAGTGATTGGGTTTTTGCTATGTGCCAAAGAAGGCCCACCGGTCAACTTCCTGACTCCTATAAATCCAATTGAAAAACTTGAGGGAGCTACAAAAGCTGGAAGGGAGATCAGATTTTATAATTCAGAG ATGCATAGGGCAGCATTTGTTCTTCCGACCTTTGTGAAAAAAGAGCTAGAAGCGTATTGCGTTTCCACCGGAAGG GAAGAGCCAGAGGAAACAGCTGCAACAGCACCGAAGATTACTGTTACTTCGAAGAGCGAAATTCTCACTGCATCCTAG
- the LOC120652971 gene encoding cyclic nucleotide-gated ion channel 1-like, with amino-acid sequence LVELLQTYLQSASGHIEEMRVKRRDMQQWMAHRLLPEHIKERILHHDRYKWQETQGVDEEDLLTKLPKDLRRDVKRHLCLSLLMRVPMFEKMDDQLLDAMCDRLKPMLYTEGSCIIHEGGPVNEMFFLMRGTLESMTTDGGRMGFFNSNVLRGGDFCGEELLTWALDPTSGSNLPSSTRTVKTLSEVEGFSLRADHLRFVATQYRRLHSKQLRHTFRFYSQQWRTWAACFIQAAWHRYCRKKMEDSLYEKKMRFQAAIVSDGSTSCSLGAALYAAHFACNMVRILRRSAARKVRLLGKVPSRLLLKPAEPNFFTEEE; translated from the exons TTGGTTGAATTATTGCAGACCTATTTACAATCAGCCTCTGGGCATATAGAAGAAATGAGAGTGAAAAGACGTGACATGCAGCAATGGATGGCACACAGACTACTTCCTGAGCATATCAAGGAACGAATACTGCATCACGATCGATATAAATGGCAGGAGACGCAAGGGGTTGATGAAGAGGACCTTCTTACAAAACTTCCTAAGGATCTCAGGAGAGATGTAAAGCGTCATCTTTGTCTATCACTTCTCATGAGG GTCCCAATGTTTGAAAAGATGGATGACCAGCTCTTGGACGCCATGTGTGATCGTCTAAAGCCCATGCTCTACACAGAAGGAAGCTGCATCATTCACGAAGGCGGCCCAGTGAATGAGATGTTCTTCCTCATGAGAGGAACGCTTGAGAGCATGACTACAGATGGTGGGCGAATGGGCTTCTTCAACTCCAATGTTCTCAGAGGCGGCGACTTCTGCGGCGAGGAGCTCCTCACTTGGGCTCTGGATCCCACATCAGGCTCAAACCTTCCCAGCTCCACCAGGACAGTGAAGACGCTGTCGGAAGTCGAAGGTTTCTCCCTAAGGGCTGATCACTTGAGGTTTGTGGCCACCCAGTACCGGAGGCTCCACAGCAAACAGCTCCGGCACACCTTCAGATTTTACTCACAGCAGTGGAGGACCTGGGCTGCTTGCTTCATACAGGCAGCTTGGCACAGGTACTGcaggaagaagatggaggatAGTTTGTATGAAAAGAAGATGAGGTTCCAAGCGGCCATTGTGAGTGACGGCTCTACTTCTTGCAGTCTTGGTGCAGCGCTCTATGCCGCACATTTCGCCTGTAACATGGTGCGGATCTTACGGAGAAGTGCCGCCAGAAAGGTCCGTTTGCTTGGAAAGGTGCCTTCAAGGCTGCTGCTGAAGCCAGCAGAACCCAACTTTTTCACTGAAGAAGAGTGA